The Monodelphis domestica isolate mMonDom1 chromosome 5, mMonDom1.pri, whole genome shotgun sequence DNA segment CagagagctggatttgaattcatacaGAGGATGAATTccacccttttattttattttattttcctaataagATAATAATAGACTCCTTTTTCTAGTTAGtaaagaatatataataatacttgtattCACTACTTCTCAGGGCTGTagaaaagatcaaatgaaacaatgaataaaaagcaTGTTATAAAACCTTAAAGCGATAAATACAGGGAACTCTCTCCTACTCTAGTTTGGCCCTTAATTAGAACTAGACAGATAgaacttgaccaggatcataaTACTGCAGATGGAGTACTTGAACCTAAGGccagtgctttttccattatTCTACGAAGCCtctctgtaaatcttaaaactaATGTTGCCTGGTACTCATGTTATGTCCACAGTCTTTAGGCTAACATATAGTAAGACCATGTGTATGTCCCTACGATTCAATCAGCAGTGATTTCCAGTTTCTTAGAGAATACAGTTCAAAATGGTAGCCCAGCATTAAGATCTCTTTATAGTATGCACCTAGCCTATCTTTCCAGCCATGACTCCTGGTGCTCTTCAATACTAACAATATGCTCAACTTTAACTGGACCATTAGCCATTCTCCAGATGTTACAGTAATCTTTCTTTTTGCCTGTGGCTGTCATATTCCTTCTGTCTGAATATCTCTCTACCAGGCTTGGCTTATTCATATTCTAACCCTTATTAAGTCCAACTCTGAGGCCTTCAAAGAACTTCTGCTTGTTACTCTtatatgttgttgttatttatttgtttcatttatatcctattctttgtgaccccatttggaattttcttggaatggtttgccatttccttctctagctcattttatggataaggaaactgaggcaaatgggtaagtgacttgcccagggtcacaggatgTGTCTgggaatcagatttgaacccaggacttttcatACCTAGTTCTGTCTCTATCCAAGATGCCTAGCTGCCCTTGTGCATACTCTTAATCCATCTTTTCCAACAAATTGCTCCTTCTCTTATCACCCAACCTCATAGCCAGGTTGCCTTAACTCTTGAGAGAAGACAGTACAGGTTGCTTCTTTTATACATCAACAGTATattgaagcaaaaggaaataaattagttTAATTATTTTGTGTCTGGCCTGTGAACTTTATTGAAAAAGCTAGGAAGAAATCTCTTCTGGCAGCCACAGTGTCTCTTTTTatcaagaagagaggaaaagtggctcagtggataggagagccaggcctggaaatgggaggtcctgtgttcagaAGTGGCCCAGCTTCCTAGCTGtgccaccttgggcaagtcacttaacttcagatGCTTAGTGTTTACTGCAGTTttcacttggaaccaatacataattcaattctaagacagaaggtaatgattttcaaaaaaaaagtggCAGGAGAAAGGGGAAATTGATGAATGTATGCAgtaagaatattcttgtagatttttcctctgagaactgtATTGATTGGTATAATGCCTGAGAGAAAATACAAGGAAATGTCATTGAAAAAATTTTTGATGTAGAATATTTCTTTAGATcacaaattagaaaaataaataattcagtcTTTCCTCTTGACTTTTACCTCTCCTGCCCATACCTTTTCAATTGAATCTGATATCTGAGATTGATGAAATAATCTTGGCTCAATGAGTCCATTTTCTCATGTGTACCCAGAGTTACCTGTTAGCTCTGGCAGTGACTTAAAATGGAAACCATTTGTTATTagatttataaagaaaagtaTCAGGacctacaataataataattcagaaAATGCATTTGAACTTACAAAGTTTCACCAAGTTTAAATACATTTGGTATTTATGAAAGCGATATTATGAATTAAAATAGCCTCAGTTGTATTTTGACAGAGATGCATAAAAATAGTCACATTGCCGCCCAGATAGGATAGAATTGAATGATGTCCATTATGGCTCGTTATTTGAgcgtgattttttttttagcttttctttttgaAGTGGCTTAAGCAATCTGCCACAAATTGGGTCCCTCCTTGTTCAGGACTTCAAGGGTCCTCAGCTAGGTGTGGCAATGAAGGCATAAGTGAGTGATGGAAGACGGCTATGTATGTCAACCTGAGGCCAAGCGTTGCATGGAACTGCTTCCCCTAGGCCCagggttggttttatttttatacccccaAGGATTACATACTTTtttggcacacagctacattattcaacatgcattcaaatgcagataattgatacattaacttttaacaaatcatctgATTAGCATTCTGTGatctatatacttatattgttatattgttaCTATTGACAGCATAAacaaagcttttgcaaaagataaatggTTTCGTCACAGGCTGCTAGAGGTAGCTAGAGGTCAGTTTTTTCATTAACCTCTGAGGTGCTTGGACTTGCGTACAATCAAAAAAACATTTGTTActtttggtaaaaataaatattcaatcaagtTCTAGAAGACAATCGACAAACACTGCAGCCAAGTTGAGGGATCAAAGGGGTAATAGAaacacaatttaattttaatattagacTAATCATTTTTCAGTGTTTCATGGGGAGTTTCCAAGATGAATTTCagttggtaaatcaagtcactgaggcatggtgtGCTAGCCTCTCCCTAAAGTGATTGATGTACTGGCTTAGGAAAATTTGTTCTGTTCATAGGAGTGGAGAATTTCTGAGCACAGTTTTGTTAGAGGTTATATGCATAAGCAGAAGTCTTTTAGGCTTAGTtttgtaagtatgatcttttggtggtattCTGGGAGGATAATGTGGAGCCATTAGTATTAGTCCTGCAAGTAATTTGCTCTCATTTTTCATAAAGCTAGGGATCATTATAACAATTCCAatagtaagggatgttagtgagagaaggaGGGGGTGGCGCGCTAAGTGGGTATCTCCATCCTtccaaggagccactttgtgatcTCCTGGTTTCCACAAGTGACCATTTCAAAACATTGTGGTTTGATGGCCCTCAGAAGCAATCTATGTTAAACCTTAACACTTAAGTACACACCaccaaattagaaaacaataaaagaaaatgaagattatttctttttgtggCTCTATCTCAATTATAAACTGCCTTTAGCACTGGTTTTTAACCACATCATTCACAATCACTCTTGTCTTTTATAAATAAGGATGGtagaaaaaacaactttgaaaaaaccTTCACTTCTCATCTACTGGCTACAGATTGGACAGGCGAGGAAGgtcttattatttatattatcataAATTATTACTACTAATTCACataataattatgtgattttatatttaatctcaggaaacatttaacctctctagggcTCCTCTCTTCTTTAAGTAATCTGGTTATCTCagttctctaaggttccttctagctccatgATCACAGAATAACAGATATTTTAAATTCTAACTCATTGGCATAATGAGGAGCTCTCAGAGAGAAACTTTCTCTAGAGATTAGTACCTGCTGTGCATTTGACAGTTGTAGAGAATGTCTTGTGGCACTGACAAGTTAAATGATTGCCTAAATTCTCCCAGACCTAGTTTtaactggcactctatccatttctcATACTGCCTCGTTAAtgtcttaaaattaaaatttttatatttattgatctTCAACTGGCAATGGCTTTTTACTTTTCAGCCCAGTTGTTCCTCTCCATTCTCTCTGAGATAgtataatatatttacaaaaatataaatattttataataatgtttttataaCCTTGAACCCTTTTATAAAATCAAGATTCTATAAATAATGCTCAGTTTATTTGTATTATAAGTCCTGTTTCCTGGAAACAGGTTATTTATCCCTGAAAGTTTTTGCATTAATCTTATGTATACATTAAAAATGTATCATAATACTTTAAAATTGAATCTTTAatactttaacttttttttaatactttaatactttaaaattgaATGCATATTGTCATCTAGATTTTTTATGGTTTCTTATGTGAAATTTTAGTCTTAAGACTGTTCACATACctaaataattttattgtttaaaGAGTAAATTAATGGTCACTTAAGATTTCCATTATGTTCTTAGCTTTTAGTTTGGATGCTGAGCAGCCTGATTATGATTTGGATTCTGAAGATGAAGCCTTTGTGAAtaagctgaaaaagaaaatggacatcTCTCCTTTGCAGTTTGAAGAGATGATTGACCGGCTAGAAAAAGGCAGTGGCCAACAGGTACAGTTCTATAGCAAATTCAGTTTAAAAATGTAAGTACAATCAGCATATCCATGGATGTATGCACATATAAAAATGACACTGTGGATTTTACCTTTAGCCAGTCAGTCTGCAGGAGGCCAAACTGCTGCTGAAAGAAGATGATGAATTGATTAAAGAAGTGTACGAATACTGGATTAGGAAGAGGAAAAACTGTCGAGGTCCATCTCTTATCCCAACAGTAAAACAAGAGAAGAGGGATGGCTCCAGCACAAATGATCCTTATGTGGCTTTCAGAAGACGTACTGAAAAAATGCAGACTCGAAAAGTAAGTCATTTTGATAGCATCTTTGTTGAGAGGGAAAATTCTCTTATTACTGTAAGTCTGAACTacagtatttgtgtgtgtgtttaacctTTATTAAGGTTGTTTAGAAGTTGCAGAAGTAAAGCAAAATCCTACTTTATTCTTTAAAGattatggatattttttttctactttaatttaCCTGAGAGTTATATATCAGGTTAGTTCTCTGGTAATTAGAATCCCTTTTACATTTAACAAACATAAAAATTTATGCAGTTCCAATATGTATTCTTTAAAGCACACTTTTCTTGAAATAAAACCATTTACAACTGAATGAAACTAACAAGCTGTTTCATATTTACAGAACCGTAAAAATGATGAAgcttcatatgaaaaaatgcttaaaTTGCGTAGAGATCTGAGTCGGGCTGTTACTATTCTAGAGatgataaaaagaagagaaaaaagtaaacgGGAACTATTACATTTAACACTGGAAATTATGGAGAAAAGGTAAAGTATTGTTTTCTGTTCTAAATTACCTTGTAATTATCCATAATTCTTTCAACtatcatttaaattttcatttgtacAATTATGTACTTGttaatgtattcatatatatttccaaaatggCCACTTCAAGAAAAAGTACACTTGatattttcctcttgtttttggaACTATGGTCTTATGCTTAAAACATAAATATTCCACTGTGTTTAATTTGACTTTAGTTACCAGTTTTAACCTTCTTCAACAGATTTTCATTACACTTGCAGGTTTAATTgattttaacttctatttccctCTCATATCTATCCTTTTTTGAAGAATAAATAtagttaaataataaaatagccaaataagagaaggataaaaaagataaaagaactgAGTAAATTCACACTTTAAGCAATTAGCCAGTGAGTGATCAATAGTTGCTTTTAACCTTTTACATGATTCTAATGAATTAGAGTTTATTGGCTAATTTTTGCTTAATTTTACATTGATATCATGATAATGGGATGTGATGGCACTAGACCTAATATTTAGAAGTTTAGAACTTTTCTTCCAGGCTCTGTTCTTCCATGAACTTAATTGAACTTGTTTATCTATAAAACAATGATGCTAGTTGAGATGGCTCTTAAAGTCCTTTTCACTTCTAATGTCTTGCCTGTGATATATAGCCCTTCTCTGAAATTGTACTCTAACCATTTGTAAAGTGATTATCAAGTCGAGTATTTACAAAATTAAccttcagaaatatttttctttgtgattATTTCAGGTATAATTTGGGTGACTACAATGGAGAGATCATGTCTGAGGTTATGGCACAAAGACAGCCAATGAAACCTACTTATGCCATCCCCATCATTCCTATTAGTAATAGCAATCAATTTAAACATCAGGAAGCAATGGATGTTAAGGAATTCAAAGTTAATAAGGTAAACTATATacctttatttgttctttcaacTTACACTACTAATTTTTACTTATATGCATATCTCATTCATCTCTaccagaatgtaagctccttggagaCAGAGGCATTATTCAGCTGACATTTTGACAAATATTACGtgtcttcaaagaacttacattgtACTGTCCCCTTTACCTAGTAGGATACTCTAACttgtttttttgtatatatttaaattcttGGTTGAGTTAAAACAGATTCTATATTCTAGCATTTTGTGAACAAACTCatgattattttatcttttcatgGTTTTATTATTTAATGGCATATATCCTTTTATCTTGAAGCTCTTGCTGTCAAATTGAAGGCTCTCACCTCTGCCCTATTCTAGAAATGTGAGCTGTCCATAGAAAATGCTTCAAATTCTTCCAAATCTAAGTCAAGATTTTGCTAACCAGATTTACTTTACTtatttataagatataaaattatatctcaagTAATTCTCTTTCAAAGTACATATGTAAGACTTCACAAAATAAGACAAACCAAGCCTTTAAGTTGTGCCTGGAAAACAAAGTGTTAGAATTGATAGGAAATCAGCACTCCTCTTTCAGAATTAACTGTCTTGATATGTCTATCCATGTTGTTTCTCTATCcctattctttaaatgtttcccTATGACCTAACAAAGTTCACATTCAGCCCAGCATTCAAAGCCAATTTAACATTAACTTCccttttgttaaatttaattgtggttggactctgaatatttatatagatggtcgccaggaattttaatttctaatacccaaaatgaattactaaagtaaatgaaatttatggtagtttatttacaatagagggaagatattaaggaagagagaaaaggggagagagagagttagagctctggcttccactgataccagttagaatttctaagccccagccaggggaagagagtctaaAGACggtgggcctttctcagaggtttagacctccaagaaaggcagggtcattaagtcagcttttcactcatcaaTGGAGaccatctaaaatggaaaagcagtctgaggtctcgtgcatgagttcctccagtccaactctgagtcagagaatcCTCCTTTCTGAATCTCCAATGGAATATCTTCTTCTgccctctggtcctctttttaaagatctttttctcttgtgtcacctcccctaaatttcacatctaccaatcacagcagacgcttttttccaggactgccctttctttagttcttaccttctttggttagattatacctttttgagttacttaacacctttttgttgttaaaatgggtagatctacttaaaatactgagtattaaaatctaaaaatagattgtgaattacattttaatcttcacaataaaggaagagctaagtatcttcattgttacaatcaggagatagctaaatccaatcttcacactttcCAGTTTCCTCCTTGAGCAGACCCACTCAGtgttctgtatttatttatgcTGTCCACTATATTTAGaatactttctttcttttgaattccTACCAGTCCTTTCAAGTTTAACTCAAATGTCACCTCTTCCTGATGTCTTCCTTAATCTCCAGTGTTTGGTAGTGACCTTAGTCTGTCCTTGTACCTCACACATCAGTTTTCTCATACTTTTCATACctattttgtattatttgtgTTAGTGACTTACATTATTAGATTGAACTCTTGAACACAAGAATTGTCTTATCCAAACTTTATATATGTCTCTACCTAGAGTGGAGAGATATATTCTACACATAACAATAACAGCTCACTGGTTTTCTAAATGAATTATTGTTTAGTTTATTGAACTGTTTAGtcataaaaatgtatttctctattttatgttTACATTATCATTCTCCTAGTATTCAGTTCAACCAGCATTAATTTATCCTTCATAATTCTGTTAAAAAGTCTCCTCATCTAGAAAGACATAATACTGAACAAATACTTGATTCTGGTCTCTCTTAGCCCATAATACTCAATTTTCACTGTACTGCTTTGTCCCTGTTAAATCTTTCTTATAAATTTTCTCACTCTCTCAATGACATTCTCTGAAGACAAAGAccatttctgttatttttttatcCTCTTCTATTTTGTAATCAAATGTAGCTGACTGTATcctatgttatattttataagatggaAAATTTCATAGCACTAAACAGGATAGAGTATTATGAGTCTTATTTGTGTGACAGGCCAGACTGATCTCTTGAGACTCACTGCCATCAAATATGAGAGGCTTTCTTCAGCCAGTCTTACTTTTAGGGGATTAAAAACTACAAAATGTGtcagttttccttttccaatagACTTTTCAGAAAACTTCAGCTTAGTTAAAAATGGCTTCATTGGTTCACTTGTAACTTATGATTTTATTGTAGCAAGAAAAAGCTGATCTTATACGACCGAAAAGGAAATATGAGAAAAAGCCCAAAGTCTTAGCTTcgtctgctgctgctgctgctccacAACAGACGAGCCCTGCTGCACTGCCAGTCTTTAATGCTAAAGATTTAAATCAGTATGACTTTCCCAGCTCAGATGAAGATCCTCTCTCCCAGGTAAGACTTACTAACATCTTTGTGATTAGGATCAAAGAGAAACATAGTATAGTTGTCATGGTTTGACCCCTCTTTATTTGGTGTGTTTAAAGGTTTTATCTGGTTCTTCTGAAGCTGAGGAAGAGAATGATCCTGATGGCCCTTTTGCTTTCCGTAGGAAAGCTGGCTGTCAGTACTATGCTGTAAGTGGACGACTTTTCTTTTCAGTTAATAATTTAAATCTGTCAGCATGAGCTTAAAAATACTAAGTTTGTATTATTTGTCTTTTAGCCTCACTTAGACCAAACTGGCAATTGGCCATGGACTAGCCCTAAAGATGGAGGATTAGGAGACGTGCGCTATAGATACTGCTTAACTACCCTCACTATACCCCAGAGGTGTATTGGGTTTGCACGAAGACGGGTTGGGCGTGGTGGAAGGTAAGATGCTATTGTAATTATTAATGGTTATTAATATGTTTATAGGACCATTTTAGATGATGTTAGAATGtctatatttcaatttttaagtCATGATGCACCTAGGTATTATATTCAGTTTGTTCTCTAACTGCCTGAAATAACTATCATTTACCACCTTGTTCTTGTACTTTTATAAGTCTGCAATTTATAGCATAAGCAAAACTAGCAAGACCAGAAATAGAAGGCagacttttaaaacaattttttccccttttttggaaTAAGATATCTCATTCATTTGTATTCAGTAGGTAAATAAtgagaaaagtaagctaaatatAAGAACAAACCTGAGTCCAAGGCACAAATGCAAGGGAGGATAAATCATTCATAGCAGAAAGTAGATCAGTTTTTCTATAGTATAAAATTTGTAAAAGGGAATGATtatcataagatcacagatttagagttagaagtgaTATCACAGATCATCTAACCCTCTCTATATAAGGGAACCAAATTCCAAAGAAACAGAGAACCTACACAAGGTCACCTAAGGTAATAAAAGCAAAGCTGGATTTGGAGCCCAgctcctttgactccaaatcttaaCGCACTCTATTGAACACTGGGTTAAGGAATTTAATTGCTTAGGTAGTCAGTCAAGAGCCTCTGAGTTTTTGAGTTTAGGAATGACTGGCCAGATACGTacactaagaaaaaaattaagttaaaagtaGTGTGAAGTCTGGATTAGAAGAGGCAAAGACTAGGTTCAACCTGCCCATGAGAAGTCTTCTAGGGACCATATTGTAATTGCTAATTTTCAAGGAAATGGCCATAATTGGATTATTTCTATCTTTATCTAGGCTAATGGAAGGGGAATCACATAGAACTGTTTTTCAGTATCCTTAGCAAACTGCATTTCTTTAACACCAGACATTCTATAAGAGAAAGTAGCATATATGAGAAACTGAGTAAAGCCTATGGAATTGTGAAATAAGCCTCTTTTCTCAATAGCAGGCTAAGAAGATATTAAGCTATTGAAGATTTATTTTGTAGTTGTagttatatttcatttaattatatttacttaGGGGACATTTAAATAGAAGTGAAAGTATAAGGATTCTTTAAAATTGAATGAATTTATTTCTAGAAAACATTCTTTTTCCCTAAACGGGAAACATTTAAAACTCATAATGGCATGTCAATCCCCTGATCAGAAAATTCCAGTAATTCGTTATCGATTTTTACAGTAAAATAGCAACTGttttgtttagcatttaaagtccCATACAATCTGGccccatttcctttccagctttattataCTTTACTCACACGCTATGTGATCCAGCCaaatttactttcttttgttgttcaCACAATACTCTGTCTATTACCTCCATGCCTTGCTCAGAGCCGCCGCCCCCACCCTCCCCCCCACTTCCCCACTCTCACTCCGGTTTACTCCCTCGCCTCtactttgttttcttcaaaactcagaaTATTGCCTTCTATAGAAGGTTCTCTTCAGCTGCTAATGCCTCCCATCTTATACCTTCCCCCCATTTATagtgtatttaaatatttttaaaagagccaACTAGAtgacagtgggtagagtgccaagcctgcagtcaggaaggcATGAGATAAATATCAGCCCCAGATGACCAACTgagtgactgtaggcaagtcatttaaccctggtttacctcagtttccccatctatagaCTAGAggtagtaatagcacctacctccaaagGCTATTATGGAAATCAAATGTGGtcataattgtaaagcacttagctcagtTCCTCAAACATACTAAGTGCTGTACAAATGTTAGGTaatattatttatacataaatagtATCTCCAATGAGAGGCCTGGAAACTCTTAGAGGGCAGGAATAATTTcagttttgcttttgtataatgCTTGGCACAGAATTAGGTAATTGATGATTTGTTGATGAATTGACAGTGCCAATGAGTCCTTTGTTGTGGaaacttttgtgtgtgtgtggaaaatttttttaaaagtttcttaatTACAACATTTTGGTAATCTGAGGTAGAATCATACAGAAAGGAATCTTTTTgttaatgtaaaatatatttcctaaagCCTGGGACACAAAGTCTCCTGGCCCTCATTGCTCCCCATTTTCCATTATTTATTCCCAAGGCAactttccttcctgcctccccctcaaatataaaatcttgttttgttttggtttttctaAATAAACAAGGTGGATATATTTTGAAAATGTGTTGTTGCTTTTTAATGGAAATCAGAATACAGtggaaaattatacattttaaaaaagaaaacactggcCAGAAGCTGTTGTTGCCTGTGAAGTAGTTGGAGGGGTTTCATACAGTTAGGTGGGCTTTAGTGAGTTGAAAAGGCTGCTCTACTACCGTCGCCATGCCACTCTCCACTGCCTTGTTTAAAGCAAGTGAAAAACCCTTGGGGAAAATGTTGAACCAAGCAGGGAAAAGTTACACCTTCAACACCAAAAGAAGCTATTTAGAGAGAAATTGGTCTTTCTGCATTATGACCCAATTGTGAACAGACAGGTCCTATTTGTGGGAAAGAATAAAATGTGCTTCATCTAAAATGAATTTGACTGATAAATGAGGAAGACTCTTGGGGGGGAAATACTAATTCTGAAATCCAACATAGAGCaaccaaaggaaaaggaagtgacTTGGAATCACTATCTCCTGTGATTTGAAGGCAATGGTGAAGGAATACAATGCATCGAAAGAAAATTCCTCACTTTAGGACATTGATTACTGCATCaacctttattttatatttctggtTATTTTTACAACCCTCAATAAAAAATATcagcagaaaagaaagaaatgaaacacTGCACATGTTTTTAAATAACTTAGATTTTTGGGCCAGGTCAGAGAGTAAATACATGGAGACTCACTACTCTATAataagtgctctctctctctcttacatatatacacacacacatgtatattttaattgtgaaattacatatacaaaaaataaatgttagcaTGAAGTTGAATTTTCATAAGTCAAAGAAAACTTTTACACAAGATGTAAGGAAAATTAGGACATGTACCAAGTTGcaaccaaaaaattaaatataacagtttttgACAGTAACTTCTAAATGTGTGGTTTTTTTCATAGTTAATAAAAAGTTGTTCCCCTTTGGTTATTAAGTAGTTATTAATTTATGCTTTGATTTTAGGGTATTACTGGACAGAACTCACTCAGACTATGACAGTATGTTTCGCCAGCTGGATTTGGAAATGCTTTCTTCCCCACAACACTCTCCAATCAATCAATTTGCCAATACCTCAGAAACAAATACCTCGGACAAATCTTTCTCTAAAGACCTCAGTCAGATACTAGTCAATATCAAATCATGTAGATGGCGGCATTTTAGGCCTCGGACACCATCCCTACATGACAGTGACAATGATGAGCTCTCCTGTAGGAAATTATATAGGAGTATAAATCGGACAGGCACAGCACAACCTGGGACCCAGACCTGCAGTACCTCCACACAAAGTAAAAGTAGCAGTGCATCAGCACACTTTGGTATGTTTGTTTTAATACATGTTTCTGTTGAAATGTAAAGTTCAACGTAGACCCTTTAAAATATGCtcatcaattttattatttttttgtggtCTCTGTCCAAGGTAAATCTTAGCTTTCGCTAAGCCATTGAAAAATTACTTGGGATCTAGtttttattttgaacattttgtatagtttatttacaaaggCAATttgtcactttttatttttttatgtataaAATTCCTCTCTAGAATGCACTTGATGGACTATGAGataaataaactattttaattttatgtcaaAAGTCACCCTTCTGTGTTCTCTAAACTGTTACTCTTTATACTTGGGAAATTTTCCAGACTTTCACTGTCTAGCTGTAGGTAGAGATCAGTAATGACTTTTATAGCCTACTTTATTGAGGTTGGGCAAAAAGATAGGAATAACAGTAATTTGGAAAAGGGCAGCAATATAATTTTTAGATGATGG contains these protein-coding regions:
- the EPC1 gene encoding enhancer of polycomb homolog 1 isoform X4; the encoded protein is MVIPVPEAESNIAYYESIYPGEFKMPKQLIHIQPFSLDAEQPDYDLDSEDEAFVNKLKKKMDISPLQFEEMIDRLEKGSGQQPVSLQEAKLLLKEDDELIKEVYEYWIRKRKNCRGPSLIPTVKQEKRDGSSTNDPYVAFRRRTEKMQTRKNRKNDEASYEKMLKLRRDLSRAVTILEMIKRREKSKRELLHLTLEIMEKRYNLGDYNGEIMSEVMAQRQPMKPTYAIPIIPISNSNQFKHQEAMDVKEFKVNKQEKADLIRPKRKYEKKPKVLASSAAAAAPQQTSPAALPVFNAKDLNQYDFPSSDEDPLSQVLSGSSEAEEENDPDGPFAFRRKAGCQYYAPHLDQTGNWPWTSPKDGGLGDVRYRYCLTTLTIPQRCIGFARRRVGRGGRVLLDRTHSDYDSMFRQLDLEMLSSPQHSPINQFANTSETNTSDKSFSKDLSQILVNIKSCRWRHFRPRTPSLHDSDNDELSCRKLYRSINRTGTAQPGTQTCSTSTQSKSSSASAHFAFTAEQYQQHQQQLALMQKQQLAQIHQQQANSHSSTNTPQNLASNQQQSGFHLNLHHSHCVQGLEGTLQGFVSKTLDSVSAQFAASALVTSEQLMGFKMKDDVVLGIGMNGIFQASGVYKGLHLSSTTPTALVHTSPSSTAGSTLLQPSNITQTSSSHSALSHQVTAANSATTQVLIGNNIRLTVPSSVATVNSITTLNARHIPRTISAVPSSALKLSAAANCQVPKVPSSSSVDTVPRENHEAEKPALNSLADTTVAMEVT
- the EPC1 gene encoding enhancer of polycomb homolog 1 isoform X2, with product MSKLSFRARALDASKPLPVFRCEDLPDLHEYASINRAVPQMPTGMEKEEESEHHLQRAISAQQVYGEKRDNMVIPVPEAESNIAYYESIYPGEFKMPKQLIHIQPFSLDAEQPDYDLDSEDEAFVNKLKKKMDISPLQFEEMIDRLEKGSGQQPVSLQEAKLLLKEDDELIKEVYEYWIRKRKNCRGPSLIPTVKQEKRDGSSTNDPYVAFRRRTEKMQTRKNRKNDEASYEKMLKLRRDLSRAVTILEMIKRREKSKRELLHLTLEIMEKRYNLGDYNGEIMSEVMAQRQPMKPTYAIPIIPISNSNQFKHQEAMDVKEFKVNKQEKADLIRPKRKYEKKPKVLASSAAAAAPQQTSPAALPVFNAKDLNQYDFPSSDEDPLSQVLSGSSEAEEENDPDGPFAFRRKAGCQYYAPHLDQTGNWPWTSPKDGGLGDVRYRYCLTTLTIPQRCIGFARRRVGRGGRVLLDRTHSDYDSMFRQLDLEMLSSPQHSPINQFANTSETNTSDKSFSKDLSQILVNIKSCRWRHFRPRTPSLHDSDNDELSCRKLYRSINRTGTAQPGTQTCSTSTQSKSSSASAHFAFTAEQYQQHQQQLALMQKQQLAQIHQQQANSHSSTNTPQGFVSKTLDSVSAQFAASALVTSEQLMGFKMKDDVVLGIGMNGIFQASGVYKGLHLSSTTPTALVHTSPSSTAGSTLLQPSNITQTSSSHSALSHQVTAANSATTQVLIGNNIRLTVPSSVATVNSITTLNARHIPRTISAVPSSALKLSAAANCQVPKVPSSSSVDTVPRENHEAEKPALNSLADTTVAMEVT